A single genomic interval of Scylla paramamosain isolate STU-SP2022 chromosome 4, ASM3559412v1, whole genome shotgun sequence harbors:
- the LOC135099687 gene encoding putative diacyglycerol O-acyltransferase MT3172 isoform X1 — translation MGGLECVTGGIKTLLGAIIVIAALPVMVPVLIVLWLWRCLALLVVLIKHRKIVHVASGIEALFALDSAGARAVISGVLVVRGRVEIATARKRLQEHVLNARDSKGRLLHPKFRQMVGKRCGVVVWMWEDNFQVTSHVREMQRELRDEIDLLEEITSRNKLPFVRGHSGWELLVASMASYGKQHEPHTAVLVRLHHSLGDGRSFITLLLSALLDSPLEKPQTLPIARHHQDSRLARLGRLLWAVSNTPWVMRRVLRRGEPSPLHGCRLEGRKILAWSSPMSLAALKEGRSLAGVTVNDLLLAGLAQALHRYLKTKGDAMPQRVVTVLPVDVTPPTDTLAVTNNLSLCTFSLPTGPMALLARLEAIHRRLERLKESPDIIVNYVVLDMFTNLLPGPLARRALNTHGVTLVASNLPGPQETIHMFGGVVDDIMFWIPNKSRTGIGVSMLSYRGQVRLGLNVDTALVNSEEVAQQLLEDTIVQTRSLLKELGAVEIEPEAMLSDTVSAVSETELLLGEGKQLPLRPNQPPRVRPATLTHKN, via the exons ATGGGCGGGCTGGAGTGTGTGACAGGGGGAATAAAGACTCTACTGGGGGCAATAATAGTGATCGCAGCGCTGCCTGTGATGGTGCCAGTGCTTATAGTGCTGTGGCTGTGGCGTTGTTTGGCTCTGCTGGTCGTGCTTATCAAACACAGAAAAATAGTGCACGTGGCTTCAGGCATCGAAGCACTCTTTGCTCTGGATTCAGCAGGTGCAAGGGCAGTGATCAGTGGGGTGTTGGTGGTGCGAGGTCGTGTGGAAATTGCTACTGCAAGAAAACGACTACAGGAGCATGTTCTGAATGCTCGGGATTCCAAGGGCCGCCTATTACATCCAAAATTTAGACAGATGGTGGGGAAACGGTGCGGAGTTGTCGTCTGGATGTGGGAGGATAATTTTCAAGTCACTAGTCACGTAAGAGAGATGCAACGGGAACTGAGAGACGAGATTGACCTCCTGGAAGAGATAACCTCTCGCAATAAACTCCCCTTCGTGCGAGGCCACTCCGGTTGGGAACTGCTCGTGGCTTCTATGGCCAGCTACGGGAAGCAGCACGAGCCCCACACTGCAGTCTTGGTGCGTCTCCACCATTCGCTTGGTGACGGTCGATCCTTCATTACCTTGCTGCTGTCTGCCCTGCTCGACAGTCCTCTTGAAAAGCCACAGACACTCCCTATAGCCCGCCATCACCAAGACAGTCGCTTAGCTCGTCTGGGCCGCCTCCTATGGGCAGTCTCGAATACGCCGTGGGTGATGCGTCGCGTGCTGAGGCGGGGCGAACCGTCACCTCTACATGGGTGCCGGTTAGAGGGTCGAAAGATATTAGCGTGGTCGTCCCCTATGTCGCTGGCAGCCCTCAAAGAAGGCCGTAGTCTGGCTGGGGTGACTGTCAACGACCTGTTACTGGCAGGCTTAGCTCAAGCCCTCCACAG ATACTTGAAAACTAAGGGAGACGCAATGCCACAGCGAGTGGTGACGGTGCTGCCCGTGGATGTCACCCCGCCCACTGACACCCTCGCAGTCACTAACAATCTGTCCCTCTGCACATTTTCTCTTCCCACTG GCCCGATGGCACTTTTGGCGAGACTCGAGGCAATTCATCGCCGGCTGGAGAGACTGAAGGAATCTCCGGACATCATCGTCAATTACGTGGTACTAGACATGTTCACCAACTTGCTGCCTGGACCCCTAGCCCGCCGTGCCCTCAACACCCATGGAGTCACCCTGGTGGCTTCTAATCTCCCTG GGCCTCAGGAGACAATACACATGTTCGGGGGAGTCGTGGACGACATCATGTTCTGGATTCCTAACAAGAGCCGAACAG GGATTGGCGTGTCCATGCTGAGCTATCGAGGACAGGTGCGCCTAGGCCTCAACGTGGACACCGCACTCGTGAATTCTGAAGAGGTTGCTCAGCAGTTACTGGAGGACACTATTGTTCAGACAAGGTCGCTGTTGAAGGAACTTGGAGCAGTCGAGATCGAACCCGAGGCCATGCTCTCAGACACTGTCTCAGCTGTCTCAGAGACCGAGCTGCTGCTGGGAGAGGGAAAGCAGCTCCCTCTCCGGCCAAACCAGCCGCCTCGAGTTCGCCCCGCCACCCTCACACATAAAAACTGA